A genomic window from Aquitalea aquatilis includes:
- a CDS encoding FUSC family protein, translating to MTLPGWRDWLFSAKAFVAAMLALYLAMALELPRPYWAMATVYVVSHPLTGATRSKAVYRIGGTLLGATAAVIFMPLFVNAPTLLSLVVALWTGTLLSISLLDRTPRSYLFMLSAYTLPMIALPALNNPEGIFDLALARSEEILVGILCASVVSALVWPGKVAPIFSARIASWLGDARDWACELLQQSDAAGQPLHASRHKLAADILALDQFISHLSYDTTSFAVVKNARELRGRMSMLLPILSSLTETKQALLRQQDGMPVGLSELMHEVAHWMASPDLGHLRRDVPLLQRRLAALKQQIASGDSWQALLIAHGLARLQSLINLWLDCRLLQQLIAEEHPTFQWKPAYRHWPVGGTARHYDYGMMAFSALQASTAIFLACQLWIQLGWTDGSGAVIMVAIASCFFAALDEPAPMMRTFLIWALVSIALTTVLLFMVIPAAYTFEMLVAMLAVPFLLVGTLFTRPQFTMIAMMLTVNTATFLSLQGAYDTDFTAFFNGNVATVVGVSFALLFSLLVRPFGIELAIRRLRRASWHDLAETSAGRRLDDYAQLTARMLDRLGLLIPRLAASGHDQLPQVFNELRAGFSVLHLQRDENAQTGPAGVAVQQVLDEVERHYRQALAQRHYRQADAHLLQRIDAALNQVLAESRRSDHHVQTVLNALVELRITLFPVAGSYALAACPPLPAGGMTS from the coding sequence ATGACGCTGCCGGGCTGGCGTGACTGGCTGTTTTCGGCCAAGGCCTTTGTCGCTGCCATGCTGGCGCTGTATCTGGCCATGGCGCTGGAATTGCCACGACCTTACTGGGCGATGGCCACGGTGTATGTGGTGTCGCATCCGCTGACCGGGGCCACCCGTTCCAAGGCGGTATACCGCATTGGCGGCACCTTGCTGGGGGCGACGGCGGCGGTCATTTTCATGCCGCTGTTTGTCAATGCGCCCACCCTGCTCAGCCTGGTGGTGGCGCTGTGGACCGGCACGCTGCTGAGCATCTCGCTGCTGGACCGTACCCCGCGCAGCTATCTGTTCATGCTGTCTGCCTATACGCTGCCGATGATTGCCTTGCCGGCGCTGAATAATCCGGAAGGCATTTTCGATCTGGCACTGGCGCGCAGCGAGGAAATCCTGGTTGGCATCCTGTGTGCCAGCGTGGTGTCGGCGCTGGTGTGGCCGGGGAAAGTCGCCCCCATTTTCTCGGCCCGCATTGCCAGTTGGCTGGGCGATGCGCGCGACTGGGCTTGCGAGCTGCTGCAACAGAGCGATGCCGCCGGCCAGCCCTTGCATGCCAGCCGCCACAAGCTGGCGGCGGATATCCTGGCACTGGATCAGTTCATCTCCCACCTGTCTTACGACACCACCAGTTTCGCCGTGGTGAAAAATGCCCGCGAGCTGCGCGGCCGCATGAGCATGTTGCTGCCCATTCTGTCGTCGCTGACCGAAACCAAGCAGGCGCTGCTCCGGCAGCAGGATGGCATGCCTGTCGGGCTGAGCGAGCTGATGCACGAAGTGGCGCACTGGATGGCCAGTCCCGATCTGGGCCATCTGCGGCGCGATGTGCCCTTGCTGCAGCGGCGGCTGGCCGCGCTGAAACAGCAGATTGCCAGCGGCGACAGCTGGCAGGCGCTGCTGATTGCCCACGGGCTGGCGCGTTTGCAATCGCTGATCAATCTGTGGCTGGACTGCCGGCTATTGCAGCAACTGATTGCCGAAGAGCACCCCACCTTCCAATGGAAACCGGCTTATCGTCACTGGCCGGTGGGCGGCACGGCCCGGCATTACGATTACGGCATGATGGCGTTTTCAGCCTTGCAGGCTTCGACCGCCATTTTCCTGGCCTGCCAGCTATGGATACAGCTGGGCTGGACCGATGGTTCCGGTGCCGTGATCATGGTGGCGATTGCTTCCTGCTTCTTTGCTGCGCTGGACGAGCCGGCACCGATGATGCGTACCTTCCTGATCTGGGCGCTGGTCAGCATCGCGCTGACGACCGTGCTGCTGTTCATGGTGATTCCGGCGGCCTATACCTTTGAAATGCTGGTGGCCATGCTGGCTGTCCCGTTCTTGCTGGTGGGCACGCTGTTTACCCGGCCGCAGTTCACCATGATTGCCATGATGCTGACGGTGAACACCGCCACCTTCCTCAGCCTGCAAGGCGCTTACGATACCGACTTCACTGCCTTCTTCAACGGCAATGTGGCTACCGTGGTGGGCGTGTCGTTTGCGCTGCTGTTCAGCCTGCTGGTGCGGCCATTTGGCATCGAGCTGGCCATCCGCCGGCTGCGTCGTGCCAGCTGGCATGATCTGGCCGAAACCTCGGCCGGTCGCCGGCTGGATGACTATGCCCAGCTCACCGCCCGCATGCTGGACCGGCTGGGCCTGCTGATTCCACGGCTGGCCGCCAGTGGCCATGACCAGCTGCCGCAGGTGTTCAACGAGTTGCGTGCCGGTTTTAGCGTGCTGCATCTGCAGCGTGATGAAAATGCCCAGACCGGCCCCGCCGGCGTGGCGGTGCAGCAGGTGCTGGACGAGGTGGAGCGGCATTACCGCCAGGCGCTGGCGCAGCGGCATTACCGCCAGGCAGATGCACACCTGTTGCAGCGCATCGACGCGGCACTCAATCAGGTTCTGGCCGAATCGCGCCGCAGCGATCATCACGTCCAGACCGTACTGAATGCGCTGGTCGAATTGCGCATCACCCTGTTTCCGGTTGCCGGCAGCTATGCCCTGGCAGCCTGCCCACCCTTGCCTGCAGGAGGCATGACGTCGTGA
- a CDS encoding DUF1656 domain-containing protein, whose product MIGEVEIYGVYFPSLLILMVLAFGVTAGLRILLGQLGFYKLVWHRSLMNFALYVIVLGGFVVLTRGW is encoded by the coding sequence GTGATTGGTGAAGTTGAAATCTACGGGGTGTATTTCCCCAGCCTGCTGATCCTGATGGTGCTGGCCTTTGGCGTCACCGCCGGCCTGCGCATCCTCCTGGGTCAGCTGGGCTTCTACAAACTGGTATGGCACCGTTCTCTGATGAACTTTGCCTTGTATGTGATTGTGCTCGGCGGTTTCGTCGTGCTGACTCGCGGATGGTAA